The stretch of DNA TTATCTGGGCTTTGGTGAGATCCAATGGGTCTTATCTGTTACTTAATGGTTTCTTAAAGGTCTATTGAGGTTTAATTTGGTTTTATGTGGTTTAATCTGGTCTAACGTTGTCTGGTGCAGTTTCTAGGTAGATTGATGAGATTTATTGGGGTCTAAAGTGGTCTAATATGGCCTGCCTGTCTtattttcaaaatttaaaactattaaacagtgtaaaatattaatatctgaGACATTTATTATTGCGATGATCATTGTATTgttttacttattattttttaataacagaATACTGTACAGAAAACTTTGTAAGGGATCTTCAGGGTGTTTTGTGTGTTGATGAAAAGCTTATAATTcattaaattctaataataataataattttaaaataaaaacaatcaaaatagaACActtacccaaaaaaaaaaaaaaaaaaaagttagtgtTTTTGTTCCATATACAAGTTGAGTTTTAGAATATTAAACATGTTTCTCAATTCTCAAActaaatttttaaacacttttttttaacaaaaatcaGAAATCAGAAGGATGCATGACCATGCCCTATGTGAACAGCCCTTTCTATTTCTTCTCTTCTTGTGTTCATCTCAGTGGTGCGGGACGTTTGGAGGCAGCATACGTTACTTCAGTTGCTACAAGTGGTTGAGATCTCCATGCTGGACTGTATTCTGACCTCACCTGCCAAACCAGAGCCCCTGCGCTCATCTCTGCGCAACCATGGTGACCTGGTCATCTCCAACACCTGTGTGGATCGTGAAGTCTCAGAGAGTCTCAACCTGCATGAGTCAGTGCACAGTGCTCAGTGCCATCACATTCAGATTCATGGTTTTTATCTGGGTTCACCTGTGTGTGTCATTCATCTCTTTGAAGGTTGGACCCTTGGCTGTTGGCAGCAGTGGATTGCCTTGAGCTGTTCCCAGATCAGTTAATCGTGGTTGCCAGTGAGCAGCTCATCCAACAAAATGCAGCATCTGGGGAGGGAAAGCATAAGAGACTGCTGTTCGACACCATTGCTAAATATTACAACAGCCCAGAGAGACCTCCACTACTGTCAGGCCGCTACACTGACATCCAGACTGGAGTCTTACATCTTTTGGGTAAATGTACAACACAATGGGCTTAATGTCATTTGTGTTAGAGGCTGTTCATTCTTTCTGTGTTATTTAGAATGATCTTTGTGTGTAGATTGTGGGAGAAGTCAGGATGCCTTGAGAGCAGCTCAGCTCTGTCTACAGCTGTTGGAGTCCACGAGTAGAGACGAGTTACGCAGACTGTTGGGTTTTATGGCAGCCGCTGCAGATAATGAAGCTTTCAGACTGCACAAGCAGGTGATCAAGAGTTCAATCTGTATAAACAATCACAGGAGACTGATTGATTGCAACCATTCACTGTATCGGCATAGAAAATACTTAGATAAATCATCAATGATCAGATAAATTATCAATTTCAAAGATCAATTtctcctatatatatatatatatatatatatatatatatatatatatatatatatatatatatatatatatatatatatatatatatatatatatatatatatatatatatatatatatatattcgttcctaattataataataattatacaattatattattatgtacTATTAtgtactaccattcaaaaatttcttttgctcaccaaggctgtatttatttgagcaaaaatacaataaaaacagtaatattgtgaaatattaattcaatttaaaatacccattttttattttaataagtttataaaatgtaatttattgctgtgatgcaaagctgaattttcagcatcattacttcagtcttcagtgtcatccttcagaaatcattcaatatgctgatttgctgctcaagaaacatttattattattaatcaatgTTCGAAACAGTTGTGcggcttaatatttttgtgaaaactgtgatatATTATTGTTTGATTAATATGAAGTtctaaaagaacagcatttattttaaattattttttttgtaacaatatatacctgtcacttttgatcaatttaatgcatccatgctgaagaaaaacattaatttctttaaagaaatCTTAAAATCTCACTGTAAATCCATTTTTAACATGTttgaattaagaaaaaaaaaaagtgtgaatgCGTACTATAAATGCACAGGCACATTTGTGTTGAAACAGACCGAGAACCGTGCTTTGGTTAGCAAGACGTTTGTGAAGGCTGTGATTCAGAGTAAAGAAATGACTCGTGTCCAATGTGAGCAGCTACTGCTGTTCCTCATGGATAATCGCACACAACTCTTTAAGGTATGCCCTTTTTACAAATACATTATCTTTGAAAATTCTGTGCAAATCACTGAATGTTGAAATAATTTTCTTTCATACCTGTATATCTAGACACCCTTATCGTTGATTGAGGCTGTGAGGAAGACACTACAAACTTTGCAGCAAGGGAGAGATCTAGATAATGTAGCACGTAAGTTTACTCACAGTCTCCCTATAAAACTGATTTACACATTGATTTGATTTACCATCTTCTGAAGCTACTTCTTTTGCCTTTGCAGTGTTCACATTCTGCCAGCAGGTGTCGCTCCAGCAGTATGAGGATAACAAAGATAAGGCCACTCTTGACAGTTTAAAGCAGTTAATGCACCATATTGCTCACAGCGATGGCCTGTCCGTCAAACAAAAGAGACGACTGGCCAAGCAGTTCCAGAAACATCACCCAGGGATTTTTCTCCAGCACTTCTTCTCTACATTCTAGAAAGTAATGAACACTGGATAAAAAGAGTTTATAGGTTTTTATCAATCCGGCTTATAGAATTATATCAGGTAGAGTTGTTTGTTAAACTTGTTTTTATTAGTTAAAGGCATTTTGAAGCTCATCCGACTGTCTTAATCAGACTGTGTGAATGCTCCTGCATTCCACCTAATATAGCTATCCAAAGATTAGggttattaaaggattagtttactttcaaatgataattttctcacccccatgtcatccaagatgttcatgtctttctttcttcagtcgaaaagaaattaaggtttttgatgaaaacattccaggacttttctccatatagtggacttcaatggcctccagacggttgaaggtcaaaattccagttttaatgcagcttcaaagagctttaaataaTACCagttgtatatgtatatgtatgtgctttataaacacaaatgatcgtcTCAGAAGTGCTTCCGCCAGActgctttctgtattcttcaaaacacttatgctGTATGTGCCTTCCTTATTCAAATTATAGAACGGACGCGgcaccagttccgttttttccataagttgaatagggaaggtgtaagacatacagcataagctttttgaagaatggaATGCAGttgacccttattcctcgtctggtatcgtttaaagccctttgaagctgcactgaaactgtaatggGGTCTGTAACGGTCTTGAACCGTTTGGGGtctattgaagtccactataaggagaataatcctggaatgttttcatcaaaaaccttaatttcttttcgactgaagaaagaaagacatgaacatcttggatgacatgggggtgagtaaattatcaggaaattttaatatgaaagtgaactaatcctttaaccttaAAGAAAtgtgggttacactttattttaaggtgtccttgttacagtgtaattatacatttaagtactgagtaataataattaactacatgtacttactatagggttaggattaggtttGGTTTATGGTTAATGTGATCAGTGATCCATCAATGTTGGACATAATGCATTTCAACTAGCTCAAGTTGTAATCAGaatactttttcaagtaactagtaaagtgatgcattacttttacagatatatatatctaattaaatattttatatatatataaatatattttttaacaaaatatcaTATATcagagttactttttcaaatgagtaacacaagttactttgttttcccatttattgactgaatttgcacttccttcagcctgaggcttattcatttaaCTTTTGCTATGAAAGGGTCTGTTACATTTGGCAAAAatagaaattttctttttttgtttgttatcaAAAAAcgaacaagcaagcccagccctggtgagaaaaagtaaaggAATGTGTAACATTACTTtctataaaaagtaactaatggAATCAGTTAATTTTTGTAgggagtaacgcattacttttaaaagtactgCATGTGATTATGCATATTTTATAGTTATttctacagtaactacatgtaacacgtgtaacaaggacactgtaaaatgaagTGTTACTGGACTGTAGATAGATTGGCTCATTTAAAAATAGTCTCAGATTTATAGAAGCTTAAGTAGGAGAGTTATTACAAGTATTAATGCTATAAATAAACTGCTAATCACTACTGAACACTACATAGATTTAATCAGGTGGTAAGTGAATATACTGTTTTCATGAGCTTAAACATATCTCAATATAGGATTACTTGAATTGTGCCATATGCTCAGGTTTTTACAAGACTGTAGAATTAGTATTAGCTGCACTTGAAATTGAGAAATAGATACCTATGCCTTAAAGGTAAAGACTCAAATTATGCTCTTTCTTGAATCACTTATTTACTAATTTCAATGACTGTGAGCACAATGGATTTTAATGAATATTGACCTCATATATTGCTGTACTTCGTATAAGTGTCTACTTCTGATTTTTAAAGGGATTTGTATTGAATAATATAGCATAATAGGTTTGGCTGTGTATAAGGTATAAGTATTCAAAAAGACAAAGGGAAGATTTAATTACATAAGTTATTTTAACTTCTAAAATGATGCAAGAATGCACTGGATTAACTGTGGTGTTGCATATCAATGCTATTTATTAAGTAATTGAACAGAAAGTTAAATAAATTGCATTACTGGTACTTTGAACTAATTAGGTTGACTAATTTTTGTAATTGTATTAGGTTTTTTTAGATGCactttaattttatgattttaaaatcTCATTAAAATGTCTACAAAAACTCACATTCTGactcttttttttgtgtgtgtttataagaattttgttattttttttaagtagcaGACTTATGATAATTATAAACAATCGTAACATGCTTTGAACATTTCGAAAGAAGTGCCCATACTTTGTGATTCAACTAGTTTCAACAATATTGGTCTACTAGGTATGGTGAACACATTGAcaatttacaattttaacaatggGTTAAAAGTGAGTCGACGTGAatactattttgaaaaaaaggaCTTTTATCATAGATGTTTTTTCTAGCTGGAGCGTTGAGTGTTTCCTCCGGCTTCACATCGCGGAATCTCTCAGGTGTTTTGATGAAGTGTCATGGAGGCTGTTAGCCGCCACCACTGCTGACGGTTTTGTTACTGTCTAAATCCTGATTTTAATCACTCAATCTCACTGTCAGCTCCTCTAAGGTAAAGGTAAGACTGAAGTTTTCGTGTTTATGAGCTGGATTCTGATCCTGATACCATATTCGGCGGTTATCGATCAGTTCTGTGCAGTGACGCTTCACTCCATTAGCATTAGCGTGTTAGCTCAACTGCTGTCGGGTTTTATTGTATGTTTACATTGTGACGACAATAATATATTTGGTTTCTCACATATAATTGATACCCAAGTAAATGCTTTGAGGTTTTGCTTTCTTAAGAAACACAAATATTCACGTTGATAGTTAAACGTCTCTTTCTGTGTCTTTAAACCTGAGCTGCCTACTTTGGCAGCATTTTTGGTATGTATAATACAAGTTACATTTATGTACGTTCTTTTGGTGTTAGAAGTTAGCTGAATTTTGATGGTAAACGTTAGTTGATTCCGTCACTAATGAATGGACTCTTGTTAACTTATTTCATTGAGTCTCAACCTGTCAGGTTCTCATTCATTAAACATGTTGAATACGCCACACCTTTCCTGTGTAACTTCTGTTTAACAAACACAGAAATTAATAATGGCACTTAATCTGGACTGAAAGGCTGTTGGACTAGCGTATTGTGTTATTGTTATGATATGACAATGATAATTGTTGTTACTGATGTTTAGTAGTAGTAGTCTTTATTTCGAACTCGAgttattaaaagtaaaatacaaaaataacacaaaatatatattgagaaaaaaaaatcaataacataagacaaaatttcaacataataCTAAACCCGTTCGAAAAGGGATATGTAGAAGCCCTAGGCTTATTAAATCCTACCCCAGTACTTAACAAATCCAAATCACAATTAAACCAGTTATATCATACATACCATTTTGACTAATATCTAGCTGTTAATATAAGAAAGAACAAATCGAAACAACATTCAAGCAGCATTAACAGCAGCTaaattctctctctccctccccaCTTCTGTACTTATCAAAAATAAACCTCAtacctttttttaaaattgcAAGATATTTAGACTTTCTTTGATCGAATTATTCAAACTATTCCACAAAATCACCCCACAAATTGAAATACACATACTTTTGAGCTTTGTTCGAGCTTTCTGCTGTCTCAAATTATAACCCCCCTCTCTATCTGCAAACAGTTGTTGTAAGTTTTCAGGCAGctgtttattttttgcattataaattatttgtgcaGTCTTAAGTTCTACCATatctttaaactttaaagtatgcatgtaattttaaatacagtaaattGGTATGCTCATAATATCCTACTTTATTTAATATCCTAATTGCTCTTTTTCaagcatttaataataataaaaagacacAGAAATCAATAATGATGAtattctgaaaataaaacaatttattctCTTACGACGTTTTGATGTTTACTTGATTTTTACTCACTCTAACTAATTTATgattaaatatactttaatagtttttgttaatatttagaattttatttttctattttcattttagttaagcagttttgttttatatttttgtcttttaatattatttttttcaaatatataaatgttattacatttaagttaatttagtacttcaacttaaaaaTGAGAACTGTTGCCatgacatttatatttatttatattatttcaagaaatgaacattttacatattttgtaGTTTTGGTTTAGCATCATGGCAAATGGTTTTTAATGTAGGGTTGTATAAGTAACAAACTTATAACTAATAATAGTAGATGccagtagggctgcacgattatggCGAAAATCATAATTGTCGATTATTCCCTTGAAATTGCAATTATGATCATTATTTACGATTATCACATTGAATGATGTTTTGAATAGCTTTATGCCATTGTTTGAAGCTACGACTGCATGCCATATTGTTATATCAAACCAGCTGAAAACACTCTTCCTGAAAAACTTTTATTGCTTTTCTATAGCATTAAACCACAAATGTCAAATAGACATTGGTTTGGtttcttctttaaataaaaaaaagtaaagataTGCATGGTATTATAATGttatactaaaattaaaattaaaataatgggAAAAAAACTCTTAAGATAACCTGTAGAAAGTAAAAGTCTTAAGCACAGAATAATGTgagtagacttttttttttttttttttttttttttaattgtgccATTGAACGATTATATAATTGTGGCATCTGTAATTGTAATCACGATTACAAATTCGATTAATTGTACAGCCCCAGATGCCAgtttgtttttcttattatggTCAGAAACTTTGACTGAATTTTTGTTTTACTcttctgtttgttttgtgatatCTGCTCAAAACCCAGCCAGCTACATCACACTGTGGAAGCAGCCATTACAAGACACTATGTAATGTCTGCAGCTGACAGAACAGTGCATTTCTTATATCTATTCTCCTGCAAACTCTTTGAGATGCTGTCAGCATGAATACATCATTTATTTTGAGCCCGCAACATTCAGACCCTGCTGAAAATTAGCTTTGACAGATTTTCAGATGTATTTACGtccatttttgtcattttattgcTTTCCACACAGCAGCCTATTAGTCTGTGTTATTAAATTTACCCGGCTGTTCCTTTGAGTCATTCTCAGATTGAACATTTACCCCCGGTTTCaaagacaaggcttaagctaatcctagactaaaatgcatgtttgagctgttttaactgaaagtaacttgcacgTACATATCTTAAAAcgagccattgttttgtctcaagatgcacaccagtaatgtttttttttatagggtatgtttataaaagctacttaaataccttaattgaaataaagcgtAATCCTGGTTTAGCtcaaaccctgtctgtgaaatctggccttttgtgttattttttttccagaataAAGCCTGTTAAGACTTCTGCTCGGCTGTAAATCAAAGATGATCTCTGGACAGTTCATCAGTTTGTAAACAAGTCAAACACAGTTTGAGACACAGATTGAGATTTGATTTTAAAAGGGTTATTTGACCCAAAAATTATAATTCTTTTATTTACTCGCTTGTTCCAAatctgtttgaatttctttattatgcagaaagaaaaagaagatgTTCAGAAAAAGGTTATTTTTGCATATGATAAAATTTAGTGGGGTCCAAAATGTTCAGctttgtacaaaatattttagtcaTTTGAACAAACCCTGGCCTGAACACTGACTGTTAAGCTAAATAACTCATCCAGTGTTATTTACCCTGAACTCTGAACTCATCACATTCGCTGTGTAAACTATTTGACCAACAGGAAGCATGAAAACGATGATGAAAAAACTCATAAGATTGCTTCCTGTTGCAGGTGGACCGCCAGTAAAATCATGGAGTCCATGCTCAATAAACTAAAGAGCACCGTCACTAAGGTGACGGCCGACATGACCAGCGCCATCATGGGCAACCCTGTCACGCGGGAGTTTGAGGTAGGCCGACATATCGCCAGCGGGGGTCCAGGAATGAGCTGGAGGATCTACAATGGCACCAAAAAATCCACCAAACAGGTGCGCCAGTTTTTTTTTAGTCTTGTCATGTATATCACTCATAATATGACATGATCATGCTAGCTGTTGGAAAGTTGTTTACAGTGAAAGAGGAAGTCTTTAATAAAGTGTTTTAGTTTCAGTACCCAGTTTAATGATGCAACTGTCGTGACTTTACACACTTGTTGCTTGCTTCCTCACATTGCCACAATCGTATGTTTGTAGATaacatacatgtttttttgcttttaaaactttttttaaacaatgttttaacaTTGTTGTAGGGAATTCTGTTTGTCACTGTGATAAAATAATTTAGATGGATAATATAAAATTGATTTTTGTTTGAAATTGTGAATGATTTGCAATAGTCTTGGAAGCTTCATTTGGAATAGGTTGatatattcataaataaatgggtaacactttacaataaggttcattagttagcatgagctaataatgaactgcacttctacagcatttattaatctttgttaatgttaatttcaacactaacacattattaaaatctagtTAACAttactgtgaactaacatgaacaatgaactgtattttcattaactaacgataatgaagattagtaaatacagtaacaaatgtattgcccatggtttgttcatgttagttaatccattaactaatTAACTGATGAACCTTATTATAAAGGGTTaccaataaatgtaattattgctagttaaatattaattttattatttgttgaatgttcagatatttttgcaaaataaatatacatttaaatattttaataatcttttgagtgtagacatttttaataaataatttgttgaatatataaataatattgtaaataaaatatacatttaaaaattaatctgGACCAAATTTGCTTTCTGTTTCCCACAGGAAGTGGCAGTTTTTGTGTTTGATAAGAAGATCATTGATCGCTATCAGAAGTTTGAGAAGGATCAGATTATTGACTCACTGAAGAAAGGAGTTCAACAGCTGACCCGGTTACGACATCCGCGCCTCCTCACGGTTCAGCATCCGCTGGAGGAGTCCAGGTGACCACAATGTGAACGCGCATTAGCCGCAGCATAGGCTGCGTCTCAAAATCTGCCTATATAGACAACATTCTGGGAAACTTAGACAAATATGCTTATGATGCCATTTAGGTCAGCTTATCACTACTTGATGgacttcatttttttattattttttctttgatttatGAAATAAAACTGACCTGAAGCTATAGCAGCAAAAAACCTACTCTTGATAAAAGACTTCAGagctttttctttattttaagatTTGTCTCTTCTGCTTCTAAAATCAATATGTGTCTGTGTGGATGCTTGAGTTCAAAAGCAGCAGTTCATCTTGTGGAAAATCTCTCCTGAATAATACATGGATCTCTTAGATGTAAGACTCAAGCTGTAGTCCTGCTGTCTACACAAGCGAATAACTTCTAACACCTTATCCTAACTAAACACGATCTGATGAGATTTATTGAAAAGCAGCTTGTCTGTCCACGCTAGATGCGACAAGGCTATTTAGCAATTTAGAAGAGTGTGTGGATGGGCTCTTTCTGCGAGAACACTGCTGTCTCACACTCATGACTAAAAGGATAAGTACACAATCCAATGAATAAAATTAAACCAATTTTAGCATTATTCAAAATAATGTCAGTGACTGATACAATCCCTCTCATGGAAAACACTTGTTACAGGGTTGTGGCTGGGTAGGGACTAAAAACATGTCACGTCAGTGATGGGAATAACGGTGTTATAAATAAACGGCATTACTAACGGCGTTACTttttttcagtaacgagtaaTCAAACGAATTGCTTTTTCCCCCGTTACAACACCGCTGCcgttactgacaaaaaaaaatgccacGTTACTATAATTGAGCTGTAGCACATTGGTGTGGACCAGTGATGGGAATAACGGTGTTATAAATAAACGGCATTACTAACGGCGTTACTttttttcagtaacga from Chanodichthys erythropterus isolate Z2021 chromosome 8, ASM2448905v1, whole genome shotgun sequence encodes:
- the depdc4 gene encoding DEP domain-containing protein 4; its protein translation is MAVDLTPRFRRLNSQTCFRENKQLSGFSGPFRATQLWQNIIEALRTQVELRPRRQHLRIHHDCFTGSDAVDVVLSHLMQNIYFCSSEVSRLKAARLCQALMESRVFEPIGMKLFRREKEMTFEDSSCSLYRFLDGLAKKRYSGYENQTPDKQTGKRKTASRFGEMQTISNPLVLGSTDRRVERLLKNINLHPSVPSDLHRAAISNSFLSKKVVRDVWRQHTLLQLLQVVEISMLDCILTSPAKPEPLRSSLRNHGDLVISNTCVDREVSESLNLHELDPWLLAAVDCLELFPDQLIVVASEQLIQQNAASGEGKHKRLLFDTIAKYYNSPERPPLLSGRYTDIQTGVLHLLDCGRSQDALRAAQLCLQLLESTSRDELRRLLGFMAAAADNEAFRLHKQTENRALVSKTFVKAVIQSKEMTRVQCEQLLLFLMDNRTQLFKTPLSLIEAVRKTLQTLQQGRDLDNVALFTFCQQVSLQQYEDNKDKATLDSLKQLMHHIAHSDGLSVKQKRRLAKQFQKHHPGIFLQHFFSTF